In Roseofilum casamattae BLCC-M143, one genomic interval encodes:
- the trpS gene encoding tryptophan--tRNA ligase — MSKQRILSGVQPTGNLHLGNYLGAIRNWVEGQSQYENYFCVVDLHAITVPHNPETLAADTYTIAALYLACGIDLEHSTIFIQSHIPAHSELTWLLNCITPLNWLQGMIQFKEKAIKQGEDVSTGLLDYPVLMAADILLYQADRVPVGEDQKQHLELTRDIAVRVNHLYGKGETILKLPDPLIRKEGARVMSLTDGTKKMSKSDPSEQSRISLLDPPDVITRKLKRCKTDPVRGLEFDNPERPECQNLLSLYMLLSGQSKEAVATECADMGWGQFKPLLTETVIQALTPIQTKYKEIMDDRGYLESVLRSGREKADAIASKTLADVKQALGYSQPL; from the coding sequence ATGAGTAAACAGCGTATTCTTTCCGGAGTTCAACCCACCGGTAATCTTCATCTCGGCAACTACCTCGGTGCCATTCGCAACTGGGTAGAGGGACAAAGCCAATACGAAAACTACTTTTGCGTCGTCGATTTACACGCCATCACCGTCCCCCACAATCCAGAAACTCTAGCCGCCGATACCTACACCATCGCCGCTCTCTATCTGGCCTGCGGTATCGACCTCGAACATAGCACGATTTTCATTCAATCTCATATTCCCGCACACAGCGAGCTGACGTGGCTGCTTAACTGCATCACTCCCTTGAACTGGCTGCAAGGTATGATTCAATTTAAGGAAAAAGCGATTAAGCAAGGAGAAGATGTGAGCACGGGTTTGCTCGATTATCCAGTGTTGATGGCTGCCGATATTTTACTCTATCAAGCCGATCGCGTTCCCGTTGGCGAAGACCAAAAACAACACCTCGAACTCACCCGCGATATTGCCGTTCGAGTCAATCACCTATACGGGAAAGGCGAAACTATTCTCAAACTGCCAGATCCTTTGATTCGGAAAGAGGGAGCGCGAGTGATGAGCTTAACCGATGGGACGAAAAAAATGTCGAAATCCGACCCGAGCGAACAAAGTCGGATTAGCTTGCTCGACCCTCCCGATGTTATTACTCGCAAACTTAAACGGTGCAAAACCGACCCGGTTCGCGGTTTAGAATTTGACAATCCCGAGCGTCCGGAATGCCAGAATTTACTGAGCTTATATATGCTGCTTTCCGGTCAGTCGAAAGAAGCGGTAGCTACAGAATGCGCTGATATGGGATGGGGACAGTTCAAACCTCTACTGACAGAAACCGTTATCCAAGCATTAACCCCGATTCAAACCAAGTATAAGGAAATTATGGACGATCGCGGGTATCTTGAGTCAGTATTGCGATCGGGTCGCGAAAAA
- the map gene encoding type I methionyl aminopeptidase, translating to MGSETIVLLSRREIAKMRQAGILANQLLDHLAPMVQPGVSTLELNDEAERWTQEHNAISAPLGYHGFPKSICTSVNEVICHGIPNGKQKLKDGDIINIDVTPILDGYYGDTSRTFFVGTPSPVSKKLVEVTYECMMRGIAAVKPGARIGDIGAAIQEYAEANGFSVVRDFVGHGINREFHTAPQVPHYGTRGKGKRLRKGMVFTIEPMINEGTYEAEVLDDDWTAVTKDGKLSAQFEHTIAVTETGVEILTLPESEEERKTA from the coding sequence ATGGGAAGTGAAACCATCGTATTGTTATCGCGTCGCGAGATTGCCAAAATGCGGCAAGCGGGTATATTAGCCAATCAGTTGCTCGACCATCTCGCGCCGATGGTGCAACCGGGAGTCAGTACGTTGGAGTTGAATGATGAGGCCGAACGCTGGACGCAGGAACATAATGCCATTAGCGCGCCTTTAGGATATCACGGCTTTCCGAAGTCGATTTGTACGAGCGTGAATGAGGTCATTTGCCACGGTATTCCCAATGGGAAACAGAAGCTGAAAGATGGGGATATCATTAATATTGATGTTACGCCGATTCTCGATGGCTATTACGGCGATACGTCTCGTACCTTTTTTGTCGGTACTCCCTCTCCAGTGTCCAAGAAGCTGGTTGAGGTAACCTATGAGTGCATGATGCGCGGCATTGCAGCGGTGAAACCGGGCGCGCGCATTGGCGATATTGGTGCGGCGATTCAGGAATATGCCGAAGCCAATGGATTTTCTGTAGTGCGCGATTTTGTCGGCCATGGCATTAATCGGGAGTTCCATACGGCGCCGCAAGTACCTCACTATGGAACGCGCGGGAAAGGGAAGCGCTTGCGCAAGGGAATGGTGTTTACCATCGAACCGATGATTAATGAGGGAACTTATGAAGCTGAGGTGCTCGATGACGACTGGACTGCGGTGACGAAGGATGGTAAATTGTCGGCTCAGTTTGAACATACGATCGCAGTTACCGAAACCGGTGTAGAAATCTTGACATTACCGGAGTCGGAAGAGGAGCGGAAAACGGCTTAG